CAAGTTGTGGTATTAAAATATCAAAATTTTTGTTATACTGGTAAATACCTCAAATGGGAAGAAGGGGGCATACGATGATTATCAGAGTAGGAACATTTAATTTAAACAATCTCTTTTCTAGATTTAATTTTCAAGCAAATATTGATGAAATACCCAACGGTGAAGCAGGTGGGATTGAACTAACATTTGAACAAAATGAATTTAGTGTTCGGACATTTATGGGACGCCTGGTTCATTCAAAAAGTGTGGTCGATACTGTCAAAATAGCTAGACGTATTACTGATGTAATGAACGCCGATGTACTTGCAGTACAGGAAGTAGAACATATTGAGATCCTTAAACAATTCAATAAGGAGTATCTACATGATCTATACCCTTATATCGCATTGGTTGAGGGAAATGACCCACGGCTTATCGATGTTGCGGTGATGTCAAAATTACCAATCGGTACAATAGTCTCTCACCAAACTGCCATTCACCCAGATAGCCCTCATAAAAGAGTTTTTGGTCGCGATCTACTTCAAGTCGAGATTCTCGATCATAATAGAGAGAAACTCTTTACACTATACAATACCCACTTGAAAAGCCATTTTGTGCCTCATGATCAAGATCCAATTGAAGGAGCAAAAAATGCGAATAATCGACGAAAGCAACAAGCCGAGATAATATCTCAAATTATTAGCAAAATGGAAAGACCAAATAGTCGATTTATACTCACTGGTGATATGAATGATCCACCCTATTCTGAATTTTTATCACCAATGCTCACAGTTGATGATCTACCACTGGTTAACGCTCTTGCAAATCCTGCAGAGACACGTCCCCCGAAAGCTGAAACTCCCGGACATGGGCCTGGACCACAAACGTCAGCTTGGACCCATAGATTTATTCCTCCACGTCCAGATTTACCTCAATATGAACTTTTTGACCAAATATGGGTAAGTCAAGCACTTGCCGATCGATTTGTAAATCCTACGATTGATCGTCGTACTACACATGGTGGAGATGGAAGTGACCATGATCCGGCATGGATTGATCTGAATCTTTAAACATAGTTAAAATAAAGGAGTTCAAATGTACCTCAAAAATCCAAGTTTTCCCGAGATAAATTACCATACGATCAAATTCATAGTTGGATTTATCGCTCTTTCGCTAGCTGCTTTAACAAATGCATTTACAGAAGTACCCTTACAGTCAATCAGTGCCTCTTATCATGAAGGTGAATGGTCACGAAATATATTTGTAGGATTTCTTTTTGCCATCTCTGCATTTTTACTTGCATACAACGGAAAATCAGCTCCACAAATGGTGTTGAGTAAGATAGCATCATTTGCCGCCATTGGCGTGGCAATGTTCCCATGCAAATGTAAAACACATACGGAACTCATACCTGGGGTTCACTATATATCAGCGGTTGTCATGTTTTCCATATTGGCTATTTTTTGTTTTATTTTTCTTCGGGATGCCTATAAGAAAGGACATTTTCAAGCAAAAATAAGAGCAGTGGTATATGCTTTATGCGGCGTTGTGATGATCGCTGCAATGATGATAATGTTTATAGATTTTTTACTTGATGATGCTCTCAGTGGATATATCGAACGACTTACTTATTATTGTGAAGCATCTGCATTGATAGCTTTTGGGATTGCTTGGTTGCTTGCAAGTATGACACTACCATTAGTTACTACAAAAAATGAAAGATTTTCACTTTCCTTATTTAGTAAAGAATCAATAAAGCAATAATGAATAAGAGAAACAACATCTCACGTTCCCCCTCTCCCGAGGTGGAACAAGTGAGATCTCTTTTTATTGTTCCTACTTTTTATTTGGTAATCCATACAGAGCATCTCATACAACACAGTCCACTATCCACGCCCAACCTCAGTTTAGGAGCGATATGAAGTCATTGCGTAATACTCTTCCTAACAATCTCTTCCCAACCAAGCAATAGAATGCACTTTTGAATGTTGCTTCAATAATAGAAGATATTTATTGGTCGATACAGTCTTTGACACTTTACTTAATAAATAGCTACCCATAACTGCTCCTTTGTAATTCCAACTTTATGAAGTGGTTTATAAAAAACCTTCTTAAGATGTACATGCAATTTCCAGTCTATATGCTGAACATTAATAGTATGGTCATACTATCTACTTTGGTACAGAACAATATTTGCATCTCACAAGTAAATTAACTTATGAAGGAAAAGAATGACGATAGACGTCAATGTGGAATATACGACAGAGGATTTTTTAGATGAGATTGATGAGATCATTGAAGATACGATGATCCAGATGTTTTTTTTACAGCCCAAAAATGAAAATGAACTTGAAAAAGCAAAAGAGGATGCAGAAGAGTACAGTGCACTCTTTTATGCCATCCCGTTAAGTTTCAAAGATGAAATCGATGCAAACTGTATCGGTTATCGTATCGAGTCAGCTTCACAGCTGCAAGATCTTCCGCAGCTTGATAAACCGTTATTTATAGACGAAT
This is a stretch of genomic DNA from Sulfurovum zhangzhouensis. It encodes these proteins:
- a CDS encoding endonuclease/exonuclease/phosphatase family protein, with product MIIRVGTFNLNNLFSRFNFQANIDEIPNGEAGGIELTFEQNEFSVRTFMGRLVHSKSVVDTVKIARRITDVMNADVLAVQEVEHIEILKQFNKEYLHDLYPYIALVEGNDPRLIDVAVMSKLPIGTIVSHQTAIHPDSPHKRVFGRDLLQVEILDHNREKLFTLYNTHLKSHFVPHDQDPIEGAKNANNRRKQQAEIISQIISKMERPNSRFILTGDMNDPPYSEFLSPMLTVDDLPLVNALANPAETRPPKAETPGHGPGPQTSAWTHRFIPPRPDLPQYELFDQIWVSQALADRFVNPTIDRRTTHGGDGSDHDPAWIDLNL
- a CDS encoding DUF998 domain-containing protein; its protein translation is MYLKNPSFPEINYHTIKFIVGFIALSLAALTNAFTEVPLQSISASYHEGEWSRNIFVGFLFAISAFLLAYNGKSAPQMVLSKIASFAAIGVAMFPCKCKTHTELIPGVHYISAVVMFSILAIFCFIFLRDAYKKGHFQAKIRAVVYALCGVVMIAAMMIMFIDFLLDDALSGYIERLTYYCEASALIAFGIAWLLASMTLPLVTTKNERFSLSLFSKESIKQ